From a single Solenopsis invicta isolate M01_SB chromosome 4, UNIL_Sinv_3.0, whole genome shotgun sequence genomic region:
- the LOC105196386 gene encoding protein D2 isoform X2, producing the protein MSVCLHASRVASFASVVGTRLLSSMAQALQTHGVIPDVVDKVPASVLNVTYPNNLAVEIGKVLTPTQVKNQPTVQWNAETNSFYTLCMTDPDAPSRENPKFREWHHWLVGNIPGSDVSKGEVLSQYIGSGPPQGTGLHRYVFLLYKQPGKLTFDEKRLTNRSGDNRGKFSTKNFAAKYNLGDPIAGNMYQAEFDDYVPILYKQLEG; encoded by the exons ATGTCTGTGTGCCTGCACGCTTCGA GAGTCGCATCATTTGCATCAGTTGTGGGAACACGTCTACTGTCATCCATGGCTCAGGCTCTGCAGACCCATGGTGTTATTCCAGACGTAGTGGACAAGGTGCCCGCTAGCGTTCTAAACGTTACCTATCCCAATAATCTTGCTGTTGAGATTGGCAAAGTGCTCACACCGACTCAGGTCAAGAATCAGCCCACTGTACAATGGAATGCAGAAACCAATTCATTTTACACCTTATGCATGACTG ATCCCGATGCCCCAAGTAGAGAGAATCCCAAGTTCCGTGAATGGCATCATTGGCTAGTAGGCAATATTCCTGGATCGGATGTGTCTAAAGGAGAGGTTCTGTCTCAATACATTGGTTCTGGACCTCCACAGGGTACAGGTCTCCATCGATACGTATTCCTGTTGTACAAACAGCCTGGCAAACTAACTTTTGATGAGAAGCGCTTGACTAACCGAAGTGGTGACAACCGTGGCAAATTCTCCACCAAGAACTTTGCTGCTAAATACAATCTCGGCGATCCGATCGCCGGTAATATGTATCAGGCAGAGTTTGATGATTATGTACCAATTCTCTATAAGCAACTTGAGGGTTAA
- the LOC105196386 gene encoding protein D2 isoform X3 encodes MAQALQTHGVIPDVVDKVPASVLNVTYPNNLAVEIGKVLTPTQVKNQPTVQWNAETNSFYTLCMTDPDAPSRENPKFREWHHWLVGNIPGSDVSKGEVLSQYIGSGPPQGTGLHRYVFLLYKQPGKLTFDEKRLTNRSGDNRGKFSTKNFAAKYNLGDPIAGNMYQAEFDDYVPILYKQLEG; translated from the exons ATGGCTCAGGCTCTGCAGACCCATGGTGTTATTCCAGACGTAGTGGACAAGGTGCCCGCTAGCGTTCTAAACGTTACCTATCCCAATAATCTTGCTGTTGAGATTGGCAAAGTGCTCACACCGACTCAGGTCAAGAATCAGCCCACTGTACAATGGAATGCAGAAACCAATTCATTTTACACCTTATGCATGACTG ATCCCGATGCCCCAAGTAGAGAGAATCCCAAGTTCCGTGAATGGCATCATTGGCTAGTAGGCAATATTCCTGGATCGGATGTGTCTAAAGGAGAGGTTCTGTCTCAATACATTGGTTCTGGACCTCCACAGGGTACAGGTCTCCATCGATACGTATTCCTGTTGTACAAACAGCCTGGCAAACTAACTTTTGATGAGAAGCGCTTGACTAACCGAAGTGGTGACAACCGTGGCAAATTCTCCACCAAGAACTTTGCTGCTAAATACAATCTCGGCGATCCGATCGCCGGTAATATGTATCAGGCAGAGTTTGATGATTATGTACCAATTCTCTATAAGCAACTTGAGGGTTAA
- the LOC105196386 gene encoding protein D2 isoform X1 — MVPRHGICVAIFCLGVASFASVVGTRLLSSMAQALQTHGVIPDVVDKVPASVLNVTYPNNLAVEIGKVLTPTQVKNQPTVQWNAETNSFYTLCMTDPDAPSRENPKFREWHHWLVGNIPGSDVSKGEVLSQYIGSGPPQGTGLHRYVFLLYKQPGKLTFDEKRLTNRSGDNRGKFSTKNFAAKYNLGDPIAGNMYQAEFDDYVPILYKQLEG; from the exons ATGGTGCCGCGTCACGGAATCTGCGTCGCGATCTTCTGTTTGG GAGTCGCATCATTTGCATCAGTTGTGGGAACACGTCTACTGTCATCCATGGCTCAGGCTCTGCAGACCCATGGTGTTATTCCAGACGTAGTGGACAAGGTGCCCGCTAGCGTTCTAAACGTTACCTATCCCAATAATCTTGCTGTTGAGATTGGCAAAGTGCTCACACCGACTCAGGTCAAGAATCAGCCCACTGTACAATGGAATGCAGAAACCAATTCATTTTACACCTTATGCATGACTG ATCCCGATGCCCCAAGTAGAGAGAATCCCAAGTTCCGTGAATGGCATCATTGGCTAGTAGGCAATATTCCTGGATCGGATGTGTCTAAAGGAGAGGTTCTGTCTCAATACATTGGTTCTGGACCTCCACAGGGTACAGGTCTCCATCGATACGTATTCCTGTTGTACAAACAGCCTGGCAAACTAACTTTTGATGAGAAGCGCTTGACTAACCGAAGTGGTGACAACCGTGGCAAATTCTCCACCAAGAACTTTGCTGCTAAATACAATCTCGGCGATCCGATCGCCGGTAATATGTATCAGGCAGAGTTTGATGATTATGTACCAATTCTCTATAAGCAACTTGAGGGTTAA
- the LOC105196387 gene encoding protein D2: MKYLIPGILLCVISFSLGDVESEFKKAKIEPDIIEKAPIEKIEVKYGKKTVDLGTELTPTETHEIPEIHYKHEGGVLYTLVLTDPDAPRRGGYNREFRHWLVGNIPEENVAKGEVLAEYVGPAPPKNTGKHRYVFLIYKQNQGAITFDERRLSTWDGSQRKRFSIKKFADKYNLEGPIAGNFMVAEYDDNVPAYHKHLNL; this comes from the exons ATGAAGTATTTGATACCAG GAATTCTTCTTTGTGTCATCAGTTTTTCGTTAGGCGATGTAGAATCAGAATTTAAGAAGGCGAAAATCGAGCCCGACATTATAGAAAAAGCACCAATCGAAAAGATTGAG GTAAAATATGGCAAGAAGACAGTCGATTTGGGAACTGAACTGACACCGACTGAAACTCACGAGATACCAGAAATACACTATAAACACGAAGGCGGAGTTCTATACACGCTAGTTTTGACGG ATCCTGATGCACCGAGAAGAGGAGGATACAATCGGGAGTTTCGTCACTGGCTAGTGGGAAATATACCGGAAGAGAACGTAGCTAAGGGCGAAGTTCTGGCGGAGTACGTCGGTCCTGCACCGCCGAAAAACACCGGAAAACATCGCTATGTGTTTCtcatttataaacaaaatcaGGGCGCAATTACCTTCGATGAAAGAAGATTGAGCACTTG GGATGGAAGTCAGCGGAAAAGATTTTCCATAAAGAAGTTTGCGGACAAATATAATTTGGAGGGTCCGATCGCTGGTAATTTTATGGTAGCAGAGTACGACGATAATGTACCTGCTTATCATAAGCACTTGAATCTTTAA